In the genome of Thermus tengchongensis, one region contains:
- the cmr6 gene encoding type III-B CRISPR module RAMP protein Cmr6 → MSRREVLKGLRFPGATRVNRGLWLDRFLESSHRDDTESKRNLVQEAAQEGEPEGYAEFFQRYRQALLEAGAEVREAHTLGRLVVGLGGEGVLETSLTLHRTYGVPYLPGSALKGLASRYAHLRLEGEAWRRDLDRFQRGEAQAALFGTTEEQGLVVFFDALPLPGKWRLRPDIMNPHHADYYGGGKVPPADWDSPVPVPFLSVTGTFLLGLAPAPGVDREAAKPWLQAAWQILAWALREEGVGAKTSSGYGRMELAGALPAQAEEGKDGGKVPSPEYERLATRLRSVSYPNFRRFLEENAEAILGLSEEELAGLRQALEAKGFLRNQGDLKSWAKESPHLKQVLERLRG, encoded by the coding sequence ATGAGCCGGAGGGAAGTTCTGAAGGGTCTCCGTTTTCCTGGCGCTACCCGGGTTAACCGCGGGCTTTGGCTGGATAGGTTTCTGGAAAGCTCCCACCGCGACGACACGGAGAGCAAGCGCAACCTTGTGCAGGAAGCGGCCCAGGAAGGCGAGCCTGAGGGCTACGCGGAGTTTTTCCAGCGCTACCGCCAGGCCCTGCTAGAAGCGGGGGCGGAGGTGCGGGAGGCCCATACCCTGGGGCGCCTGGTGGTGGGCCTCGGGGGGGAAGGGGTTTTGGAGACCAGCCTCACCCTCCACCGCACCTACGGCGTGCCCTACCTGCCCGGTTCGGCCCTCAAGGGCCTGGCCAGCCGCTACGCCCACCTCCGCCTGGAAGGAGAGGCCTGGCGACGGGACCTGGATCGCTTCCAGCGGGGCGAGGCCCAAGCGGCCCTTTTCGGCACCACGGAGGAGCAGGGCTTGGTGGTCTTCTTTGACGCCCTGCCCCTTCCCGGGAAGTGGAGGCTCCGCCCGGACATCATGAACCCCCACCACGCCGACTACTACGGGGGCGGTAAGGTCCCCCCCGCGGACTGGGACAGCCCTGTGCCCGTGCCCTTCCTTAGCGTCACCGGCACCTTCTTGCTGGGTCTGGCCCCGGCGCCTGGGGTGGACCGGGAGGCGGCCAAGCCCTGGCTCCAGGCCGCCTGGCAGATCCTGGCTTGGGCGTTGCGGGAAGAGGGCGTGGGCGCCAAGACCTCCTCGGGGTATGGGCGGATGGAGCTGGCAGGAGCCCTTCCCGCCCAGGCTGAGGAAGGTAAGGACGGGGGCAAGGTGCCAAGCCCGGAGTACGAGCGGCTCGCCACCAGGCTCCGCTCCGTGAGCTACCCGAACTTTAGGAGGTTTTTGGAGGAGAACGCCGAGGCGATTTTGGGCCTATCGGAGGAGGAGCTGGCCGGGCTGCGGCAGGCCCTCGAGGCCAAGGGCTTCCTAAGAAACCAAGGCGACCTGAAGAGCTGGGCCAAGGAGAGCCCCCACTTGAAACAGGTCTTGGAAAGGCTTAGGGGCTAG
- the cmr5 gene encoding type III-B CRISPR module-associated protein Cmr5 → MRTRSQLWAQGAYERVKEAAQKGGTWAEDYQTMALKFPVLVRQAGLAQALAFVDSRGKEAHKRFLDDLAQVLGRKGGRELAEEALRAELLLYLRLTREVLQASGWFKRFAQALIEGAS, encoded by the coding sequence ATGCGCACCCGTTCCCAGCTTTGGGCCCAGGGGGCCTACGAGAGGGTGAAGGAGGCCGCGCAGAAGGGGGGTACCTGGGCGGAGGACTACCAGACCATGGCCCTGAAGTTCCCCGTCCTGGTGCGCCAGGCGGGGCTGGCCCAGGCCCTGGCCTTCGTGGACTCCCGGGGCAAGGAGGCCCACAAGAGGTTCTTGGACGACCTGGCCCAGGTCCTGGGGCGTAAGGGAGGGAGGGAACTGGCTGAAGAGGCGCTTAGGGCCGAGCTTCTCCTCTACCTGCGCCTCACCCGGGAGGTGCTCCAGGCCTCGGGGTGGTTCAAGCGGTTTGCCCAGGCCCTGATTGAGGGGGCATCATGA
- the cmr4 gene encoding type III-B CRISPR module RAMP protein Cmr4 yields the protein MNPERSTTALLFIHALSPLHAGTGQGIGAIDLPIAREKATGIPYLPGSSLKGVLRDRAQGKGWDKDTLFAVFGPETEAASEHAGAVQVGDAKLLLLPVRSLYGVFALVTSPYLLERFRREAEMAGLTPPALPAPLGQGQALVAPNSRLPEGGKVYLEDLDLEARPIPGVGEWEDWLTRTQAPVAGRLAVVHDDVMAFLLETATEVVARIRLDDATKTVAQRALWYEESLPAESVLYSLVRAEPSRRKEKALPAEAVLALFKGLLQGALQLGGKATVGRGLCRVTLGG from the coding sequence GTGAACCCAGAACGGAGCACCACCGCACTCCTTTTCATCCACGCCCTCTCCCCGCTCCACGCGGGGACGGGGCAGGGCATCGGGGCCATCGACCTGCCCATCGCCCGGGAGAAGGCCACGGGCATCCCCTACCTGCCGGGAAGCTCCCTCAAGGGGGTCCTGCGGGACCGGGCTCAGGGGAAGGGATGGGACAAGGACACCCTCTTCGCGGTTTTCGGCCCGGAAACCGAGGCCGCCTCCGAGCACGCGGGGGCGGTGCAGGTGGGGGACGCCAAGCTCCTCCTCCTGCCCGTGCGGAGCCTCTACGGGGTCTTCGCCCTGGTCACGAGCCCTTACCTCTTGGAGCGCTTCCGCCGGGAGGCGGAGATGGCGGGGCTTACCCCCCCTGCGCTCCCTGCTCCCTTGGGGCAGGGCCAGGCTCTGGTGGCCCCGAACTCCCGCCTGCCCGAGGGGGGTAAGGTCTACCTGGAGGACCTGGACCTCGAGGCCCGCCCCATTCCTGGGGTAGGGGAGTGGGAGGATTGGCTCACCAGGACCCAGGCCCCGGTGGCGGGCCGCCTGGCGGTGGTCCACGACGACGTGATGGCCTTCCTGCTGGAAACCGCCACCGAGGTGGTGGCCCGCATCCGCCTGGACGACGCCACCAAGACCGTGGCCCAAAGGGCGCTTTGGTACGAGGAAAGCCTGCCCGCCGAGAGCGTCCTCTACAGCCTGGTGCGGGCCGAGCCCTCCCGCCGCAAGGAAAAGGCCCTGCCTGCCGAGGCGGTCCTCGCCCTGTTCAAGGGCCTTCTGCAAGGGGCGTTGCAGCTGGGCGGCAAGGCCACGGTGGGCCGGGGCCTCTGCCGGGTGACCTTGGGAGGCTAG
- the cmr1 gene encoding type III-B CRISPR module RAMP protein Cmr1 produces MRRVREFPEAYGPRRLEGQRSDGRRIVTQERTYRFLTPLFGGGVEPKRADPVSVVRATEVRGQLRFWWRAVRGWQAGGSLERLWALEAALFGSAGEGGASPLQVEVEVLEAGQEKDVFVDVPGKNFPRARPEVAHPYLAFPLRRTDQDPHNYPVRVGVRFRLCLAFPKEVAVPQDEGQKPLLLDAEGELEAALWAWETFGGLGARTRRGFGAFRPEVEKEPRGEGEKVPQEEEIRQRLVRYSREGGWPEGVPHLTPKSLLGVFSLSWREVAEAYRGFRQMRREGQERNRPGRSFWPEPDEVRRLTRRHAPRHAPQHPVRKFPRGQFGLPIIFHFKDGGDPSDSTLKPAEGDRLASPLLIRPLGERATLVAVLEGPRVPPGGVVLEVGDEAHPVSVKLAPEEAQRIEPLRGETDPIRAFLKYLREQGGER; encoded by the coding sequence ATGAGGCGGGTCAGGGAGTTTCCAGAGGCCTACGGCCCCAGGCGCCTCGAGGGCCAGCGCTCCGACGGAAGGAGGATCGTTACCCAGGAGCGCACCTACCGGTTCCTCACCCCCCTCTTCGGGGGCGGGGTGGAGCCAAAGCGGGCGGACCCGGTGAGCGTGGTGCGGGCCACGGAGGTGCGGGGGCAGCTCCGCTTCTGGTGGCGGGCGGTGCGGGGGTGGCAGGCGGGGGGAAGCTTGGAAAGGCTTTGGGCCCTCGAGGCCGCCCTCTTCGGCAGCGCGGGGGAAGGAGGGGCCTCGCCCCTCCAGGTGGAGGTGGAGGTGCTGGAGGCGGGCCAGGAGAAGGACGTCTTCGTGGACGTGCCGGGGAAGAACTTCCCCCGGGCCCGGCCTGAGGTGGCCCACCCCTACCTGGCCTTCCCCCTCCGGCGCACCGACCAGGACCCTCATAACTACCCCGTGCGGGTAGGGGTGCGCTTCCGCCTGTGCCTGGCCTTCCCCAAGGAGGTGGCGGTGCCCCAGGACGAGGGCCAAAAGCCCCTTCTGCTGGACGCCGAGGGGGAGCTGGAGGCGGCCCTTTGGGCCTGGGAGACCTTTGGGGGGCTTGGGGCCCGCACCCGCAGGGGGTTTGGGGCCTTCAGGCCCGAGGTGGAGAAGGAGCCGCGAGGCGAGGGGGAAAAGGTGCCGCAAGAGGAGGAGATTCGGCAACGGCTTGTCCGCTATAGCCGGGAGGGGGGATGGCCGGAAGGGGTGCCCCACCTGACGCCGAAAAGCCTCCTTGGGGTGTTCTCCCTTTCCTGGCGGGAAGTGGCCGAGGCCTACCGCGGTTTCCGTCAGATGCGCCGAGAGGGCCAGGAAAGGAACCGCCCGGGCCGCTCCTTCTGGCCCGAGCCCGACGAGGTGCGCCGCCTGACGAGGAGGCACGCTCCCCGGCACGCACCCCAGCACCCCGTGCGCAAGTTCCCCCGGGGGCAGTTCGGCCTGCCCATCATCTTCCACTTCAAGGATGGGGGCGATCCTTCCGATAGCACCTTGAAGCCCGCCGAGGGCGACCGCCTGGCAAGCCCCCTCCTCATCCGCCCCCTAGGGGAGCGGGCCACCTTGGTGGCGGTCCTCGAGGGGCCCCGGGTGCCCCCGGGGGGCGTGGTCCTTGAGGTGGGTGATGAGGCGCACCCGGTGAGCGTGAAGCTCGCCCCAGAGGAGGCGCAAAGGATCGAGCCCTTGCGGGGAGAAACCGACCCCATTAGGGCCTTCTTGAAGTATTTGAGAGAGCAAGGAGGAGAAAGGTGA
- a CDS encoding type III-B CRISPR module-associated protein Cmr3 has product MLIESRDPLIVRDGRPFTNSPGARARSLPFPLPQTLAGAYRTRRALEAGLQFPQDAPKVLSWGVRGPLLAEAAEGGWRLLVPRPLDALRLGGNLYPLRPLRVPEGAGMNLDPGLLPVGSPSPHLKGKPQSLPAFWYWESFLAWLLEDPPQGFTPEGHEGPTPEIRTHVSLDPEKGTAREGALFQTSGLEFARKAGSLRRLALVLWPEDGVEVEGVHPLGGERRLAFWRKGGPGVPGVPFSLAEALVQTRAARVVLLTPGFFGGAYLPEGGAIAGARVEAALVGRPLAVSGWDLAQGKPKPSRRAVPAGSVYFVRLPQAWGDDQVMKWLEGVWFQNLSHLPQDRRDGYGLAAVGVWSGKPVAWEEA; this is encoded by the coding sequence ATGCTCATTGAGTCGCGGGATCCCCTCATCGTGCGGGACGGCCGTCCCTTCACCAACAGCCCTGGGGCCCGGGCCAGGAGCCTTCCCTTCCCCCTGCCCCAGACCCTGGCCGGGGCCTACCGCACCCGGCGGGCCCTCGAGGCGGGCCTCCAGTTTCCCCAAGACGCCCCGAAAGTGCTCTCCTGGGGGGTCCGGGGACCCCTCTTGGCGGAGGCGGCGGAAGGAGGGTGGCGCCTTCTCGTCCCTAGGCCCCTGGACGCCTTGCGCTTGGGAGGGAACCTGTACCCCCTCCGGCCCCTAAGGGTGCCGGAGGGGGCGGGCATGAACCTGGACCCGGGGCTTCTCCCTGTGGGCTCGCCCAGCCCCCACCTCAAGGGAAAGCCCCAAAGCCTTCCCGCCTTCTGGTACTGGGAAAGCTTCCTGGCCTGGCTCTTGGAGGACCCTCCCCAAGGCTTCACCCCGGAAGGGCACGAGGGCCCCACCCCGGAGATCCGCACCCACGTGAGCCTGGACCCGGAAAAGGGCACCGCTCGGGAGGGCGCCCTCTTCCAAACCTCGGGCCTGGAGTTCGCCCGCAAGGCGGGAAGCCTCCGCCGCCTGGCCCTCGTCCTGTGGCCGGAGGACGGGGTGGAGGTGGAGGGGGTTCACCCCCTGGGCGGGGAGCGCCGCCTGGCCTTCTGGCGGAAGGGGGGGCCGGGGGTGCCTGGGGTGCCTTTCAGCCTGGCGGAGGCCCTGGTCCAAACCCGGGCGGCCCGGGTGGTCCTCCTCACGCCGGGCTTTTTTGGCGGCGCCTACCTGCCCGAGGGCGGGGCCATCGCCGGGGCCCGGGTGGAGGCGGCCCTGGTGGGGCGGCCCCTGGCGGTTTCCGGTTGGGACCTGGCCCAGGGGAAGCCAAAGCCCAGCCGCCGGGCGGTGCCCGCGGGGAGCGTGTACTTCGTGCGCCTGCCCCAGGCGTGGGGCGACGACCAGGTGATGAAGTGGCTGGAAGGGGTATGGTTCCAAAACCTTTCCCACCTGCCCCAGGACCGCAGGGACGGCTACGGTTTGGCGGCGGTGGGGGTGTGGAGCGGAAAGCCTGTGGCGTGGGAGGAGGCATGA